The proteins below are encoded in one region of Balaenoptera acutorostrata chromosome 11, mBalAcu1.1, whole genome shotgun sequence:
- the RAD51AP1 gene encoding RAD51-associated protein 1 isoform X2, which translates to MVRPARHKKPVNYSQFEDSDSDDDFVPETAPLNKKSRTTQKELKLEKPEPKLKNLQEKDIPLQEKTPKKRMPLDDKLYQRDLEVALALSVKELPTVTIDVEESQDKNIDKHGNSETEAMSKSPHISNCSVASDYLDLDKITEEEDSQGSQRRRKAASQAVVQQRKILLENSDGDGADDSEPDFATGEDSEDDSDFSESEDDESFTVRKSKVKEIKKKEVKGKSPVEKKEKKAKSKRDNVVTSVDSAPAAVKSESWPSAKKVSPSSEATRKPLQIRSPPAESKRPKWVPPDS; encoded by the exons ATGATTTTGTTCCTGAAACCGCACCGTTAAATAAAAAATCCAGAACTACACAAAAGGAGTTAAAACTAGAAAAACCAGAACCTAAACTGAAGAATCTCCAGGAAAAAGACATCCCACTACAAGAGAAAACCCCTAAAAAAAG AATGCCTTTAGATGATAAGCTCTACCAGAGAGACCTAGAAGTCGCACTGGCTTTATCAGTGAAGGAACTTCCAACCGTCACCATTGATGTGGAGGAGTCTCAAGATAAAA ACATTGACAAACATGGCAATAGTGAAACAGAAGCAATGAGTAAGTCTCCTCATATCTCCAATTGCAGTGTAGCCAGTGATTATTTAG ATCTGGATAAGATCACTGAGGAGGAGGATTCCCAGGGTTCTCAGCGGAGAAGAAAAGCGGCATCCCAAGCCGTGGTCCAGCAGAGGAAGATTCTTTTGGAAAACAGCGACGGCGACGGTGCTGATGACTCCGAACCAGACTTTGCAACTG GTGAGGATTCTGAGGACGATTCTGATTTTAGTGAGAGTGAAGATGATGAAAGTTTCACTGTGAGAAAAAGTaaagttaaagaaattaaaaagaaagaagtgaaagggAAATCTCCagttgaaaagaaagagaagaaagccaaATCCAAACGGGATAATGTGG tgACTTCAGTAGATTCTGCTCCTGCTGCTGTCAAGTCGGAATCTTGGCCCTCAGCGAAAAAGGTTTCTCCTTCTTCAGAGGCCACTAGGAAGCCGTTACAAATACGAAGTCCTCCAGCTGAAAGCAAGAGACCTAAGTGGGTCCCACCAG ATTCCTGA
- the RAD51AP1 gene encoding RAD51-associated protein 1 isoform X1, with translation MVRPARHKKPVNYSQFEDSDSDDDFVPETAPLNKKSRTTQKELKLEKPEPKLKNLQEKDIPLQEKTPKKRMPLDDKLYQRDLEVALALSVKELPTVTIDVEESQDKNIDKHGNSETEAMSKSPHISNCSVASDYLDLDKITEEEDSQGSQRRRKAASQAVVQQRKILLENSDGDGADDSEPDFATGEDSEDDSDFSESEDDESFTVRKSKVKEIKKKEVKGKSPVEKKEKKAKSKRDNVVTSVDSAPAAVKSESWPSAKKVSPSSEATRKPLQIRSPPAESKRPKWVPPAVSGSSSRSPLAGVSVKSPTQSLRLGLSRLARVKPLHPNAASS, from the exons ATGATTTTGTTCCTGAAACCGCACCGTTAAATAAAAAATCCAGAACTACACAAAAGGAGTTAAAACTAGAAAAACCAGAACCTAAACTGAAGAATCTCCAGGAAAAAGACATCCCACTACAAGAGAAAACCCCTAAAAAAAG AATGCCTTTAGATGATAAGCTCTACCAGAGAGACCTAGAAGTCGCACTGGCTTTATCAGTGAAGGAACTTCCAACCGTCACCATTGATGTGGAGGAGTCTCAAGATAAAA ACATTGACAAACATGGCAATAGTGAAACAGAAGCAATGAGTAAGTCTCCTCATATCTCCAATTGCAGTGTAGCCAGTGATTATTTAG ATCTGGATAAGATCACTGAGGAGGAGGATTCCCAGGGTTCTCAGCGGAGAAGAAAAGCGGCATCCCAAGCCGTGGTCCAGCAGAGGAAGATTCTTTTGGAAAACAGCGACGGCGACGGTGCTGATGACTCCGAACCAGACTTTGCAACTG GTGAGGATTCTGAGGACGATTCTGATTTTAGTGAGAGTGAAGATGATGAAAGTTTCACTGTGAGAAAAAGTaaagttaaagaaattaaaaagaaagaagtgaaagggAAATCTCCagttgaaaagaaagagaagaaagccaaATCCAAACGGGATAATGTGG tgACTTCAGTAGATTCTGCTCCTGCTGCTGTCAAGTCGGAATCTTGGCCCTCAGCGAAAAAGGTTTCTCCTTCTTCAGAGGCCACTAGGAAGCCGTTACAAATACGAAGTCCTCCAGCTGAAAGCAAGAGACCTAAGTGGGTCCCACCAG CGGTGTCCGGAAGCAGCAGCCGTAGCCCACTGGCAGGAGTGTCTGTGAAGTCTCCAACTCAGAGTCTCCGCCTCGGCTTGTCCCGATTAGCACGAGTTAAACCTTTGCATCCAAATGCTGCTAGTAGCTGA